The DNA segment ATTTTAATATCAATAATAGAATCACCCCTGGAACGCCTAAAAATCCTGTTACAAGTGCAGTCACAGGGTTTATACCTAAAGATATTCCTACTACGCTACCAACAATATTAATTACAAATAAAATTATACCTCCTATTATTCCATTAACAATAAGTTTAAATATAATTTTAATTGGTATAACCAATAGCCAACCTATAAGATATAAAAGAACAAGTCCTACTCCAAAAGCAATTATTCCGCTAAGTTCTACTCCTGCCATATAAGTTCACCTCTTTATAAATATTATTCATATTAGTTTAATCTGTGTTCGTTTATTCTAAATATATAATTTCAATATTTAAAATATGTCTTAACCATATTATTTTACACCATTATATGTGTTAACATATCTTCATAAAACTATATTAATACATATACCCCTACTGTACAATATATATATTTTCTCCTCCTTAAAAGTTTAGTCTTACTATTCTATCATAATGTCGAAATTGAATAATATATTATCCCTCAATTGCTCTACTCTACCATAAGTATGTGCTAATTTA comes from the Gottschalkia purinilytica genome and includes:
- a CDS encoding pro-sigmaK processing inhibitor BofA family protein — encoded protein: MAGVELSGIIAFGVGLVLLYLIGWLLVIPIKIIFKLIVNGIIGGIILFVINIVGSVVGISLGINPVTALVTGFLGVPGVILLLILKYLI